One part of the Treponema sp. OMZ 787 genome encodes these proteins:
- a CDS encoding s-methyl-5-thioribose-1-phosphate isomerase produces MREDYNLGFILQYENVAWFDEDCGEVRILDRRIYPAKTEFCVCKTYTEVAKAIADMVTQSGGPFAAAAMGMALAAYQGKNLIKAEYLEFMKKAAYALSHARPTTSKAMQLVTAESFGLFESLIENGVSSYDIIMSLKQNAVEQNNERYKKNTEAAALFADLVPDGSSILTQCFGETTVGGYLRRFKETNKKIKVFCAETRPYFQGARLTASLAYDMGFDTTVITDNMISLLMSEKKINFCVSASDVITLDGSIINKIGTLQMAIAAKYFDIPYYAIGFPDKNYASAKEVKIEYRDSEDSLYAMGIRTAILPSDCKNEHKGGSIAGLYPAFDITPYELCAGIITDKGFFKPIV; encoded by the coding sequence ATACGGGAAGATTATAATTTAGGTTTTATTTTGCAATATGAAAATGTTGCTTGGTTTGATGAAGATTGCGGCGAAGTACGTATTTTAGACAGGCGTATCTATCCTGCAAAAACCGAATTTTGTGTATGTAAAACTTATACTGAAGTGGCCAAGGCTATTGCCGATATGGTAACTCAAAGCGGCGGCCCTTTTGCGGCTGCGGCTATGGGAATGGCTCTTGCTGCCTATCAAGGAAAAAATCTTATAAAGGCAGAATATCTTGAATTTATGAAAAAAGCTGCCTATGCTTTATCCCATGCCCGTCCGACTACAAGTAAGGCAATGCAGCTTGTTACAGCTGAATCCTTTGGTCTCTTTGAATCTTTAATCGAAAACGGAGTTTCTTCATATGACATTATTATGAGCTTAAAACAAAATGCCGTAGAACAAAATAATGAAAGATATAAAAAAAATACTGAAGCCGCTGCCCTTTTTGCAGATTTGGTTCCTGACGGTTCTTCAATTTTAACCCAATGTTTTGGAGAAACGACGGTAGGGGGATATTTGCGTAGATTTAAAGAAACCAATAAAAAGATTAAAGTATTTTGTGCAGAAACCCGTCCATATTTTCAAGGTGCCCGTTTGACTGCTTCCTTGGCATACGATATGGGCTTTGACACTACCGTCATCACCGATAATATGATTTCCCTTCTTATGAGCGAAAAAAAAATTAACTTTTGCGTTTCAGCCTCCGATGTCATAACGCTGGACGGTTCCATTATCAATAAAATAGGTACACTCCAAATGGCCATAGCTGCAAAATATTTTGATATTCCTTATTATGCAATAGGTTTTCCCGATAAAAACTATGCTTCTGCAAAAGAAGTAAAAATTGAATATAGAGATTCTGAAGATTCTCTTTATGCAATGGGGATCAGAACTGCAATTTTACCTTCTGATTGTAAAAATGAACATAAGGGCGGTTCAATCGCAGGACTTTATCCGGCCTTTGATATCACGCCTTATGAACTGTGTGCAGGTATAATTACGGATAAGGGCTTTTTTAAACCTATAGTTTGA
- a CDS encoding OmpL47-type beta-barrel domain-containing protein has product MIKKIFFAAVCSVLAVSAWTQAPSIVGTDYVRPAIHYVEEGTNYVNSDVFFKLRSTDKDTGLDFVEFALNGAAFMRYRNPFQLLEEGKYDISYRGFDNSGNLELPKTLSVIVDNTAPDTMIKTTEPLYNDGVVLYCSANTKWYVSAADAVGGAGVAAGYMGTDLNALKMSGNGKESEQTYVSLDAEGPVNLYYTAIDNVGNLSPIQLIAVTIDRTAPVVTIANSNRLINKDEEYMVFPSNNVVDEEGRVIVSTNETVSFAAQDEISGVDAIYVKVNDGEYTKYVEPIKFTQNAVYKIEVKAIDNVGNVSDPVLYTFYVDQITPNSEVDIIDRTGNLLPATTPANAQ; this is encoded by the coding sequence ATGATTAAAAAAATTTTTTTTGCAGCCGTATGTTCAGTTTTAGCTGTTTCAGCTTGGACTCAGGCTCCTTCGATTGTCGGAACAGACTATGTTAGACCCGCAATTCACTATGTTGAAGAAGGCACAAACTATGTAAATAGCGATGTCTTTTTTAAACTCAGATCAACCGATAAGGACACAGGTCTTGACTTTGTAGAATTTGCCTTAAATGGTGCAGCCTTTATGCGATACAGAAACCCCTTCCAACTTCTTGAAGAAGGAAAATATGATATTTCATACAGGGGATTTGACAACAGCGGAAACCTGGAATTGCCCAAAACATTGTCGGTAATTGTAGACAATACGGCTCCCGATACAATGATCAAAACAACAGAGCCCTTGTACAATGACGGTGTAGTGCTTTACTGCTCAGCAAATACAAAATGGTATGTTTCTGCAGCCGATGCAGTCGGCGGAGCAGGTGTAGCAGCCGGATATATGGGAACAGATCTAAATGCCCTTAAAATGTCAGGAAACGGCAAAGAGTCCGAGCAGACCTATGTTTCATTGGATGCTGAAGGCCCTGTAAATCTTTATTATACAGCCATCGACAATGTAGGAAACCTTTCTCCCATTCAGTTGATCGCAGTTACTATCGATAGAACAGCTCCTGTTGTAACTATTGCAAATTCTAACCGTCTTATCAACAAGGATGAGGAATACATGGTATTCCCCAGCAATAATGTTGTCGATGAAGAAGGCAGAGTTATTGTTTCTACAAACGAAACAGTTTCATTTGCAGCACAAGACGAAATTTCAGGTGTTGACGCAATTTATGTAAAAGTAAATGACGGAGAATACACAAAATATGTAGAGCCGATCAAATTTACACAAAATGCAGTTTACAAAATCGAAGTTAAGGCTATCGACAATGTAGGCAATGTTTCTGATCCCGTTTTATATACATTCTATGTTGATCAGATTACACCCAATTCGGAGGTTGATATCATTGACAGAACCGGGAATCTTCTTCCCGCCACAACCCCCGCAAACGCCCAATAA
- a CDS encoding OmpA family protein has translation MKKVRVLLLLLSVLFMFSCKSAPKQKEEKPAEPEQTQEQEAVKEETDKTADSEDTSYTVYFASQSYQIDQFTAQRLKEIGEDLKAKNVKKIVVSGHSAKLDSQKEEDRIALQRAIAVASYFQKMKLFDANNIIVEGQGARKPARSHSEITDRFKNRRVEIHSVK, from the coding sequence TTGAAAAAAGTAAGAGTATTACTTTTACTCTTGTCTGTTCTTTTTATGTTTTCATGTAAGTCTGCTCCCAAACAAAAGGAAGAAAAACCGGCTGAACCTGAACAAACTCAAGAGCAGGAAGCAGTAAAAGAAGAAACAGATAAGACAGCGGATTCTGAAGACACATCTTATACAGTGTACTTTGCATCTCAATCTTATCAGATTGATCAGTTTACTGCACAGAGACTTAAAGAAATAGGCGAAGATCTAAAAGCAAAAAATGTAAAGAAAATCGTCGTTTCAGGTCACAGTGCAAAACTCGACTCACAAAAGGAAGAAGATCGCATTGCATTACAGCGGGCAATTGCTGTTGCAAGCTATTTTCAAAAAATGAAGTTGTTTGATGCGAACAACATAATCGTAGAAGGTCAGGGAGCACGCAAACCGGCCCGAAGCCATTCTGAGATTACTGACCGCTTCAAAAACCGAAGAGTAGAAATTCACAGTGTTAAGTAA
- the dnaB gene encoding replicative DNA helicase: protein MDSTKNLKNKLPPHNMEAEKAVLGAILIDPDVFTFVRPILDAGAFYSPQHQKIYKAISELDTRSQKADILILTDYLRSTNELDSVGGASYIASLTDEVPSSANYEFYAKIVLEAAIRRNLLKVSNKISADVFDDSISSRTVLEEAQKSIFDLTEAGNSATFKSLAEVIMPTLEVLQKLHERKGEYTGVPSGFGNLDNMTYGFQNSEFIIIGARPSVGKTALAMTMAAHIAIDEKIPTAFFSLEMSDMQLVQRLIASRAKINSNRIRSANLTARDFGKVSETCGLLYEAPFYLVDMPNMKLLDLRAIARQLCSPPYNVKIIFIDYITLITGENASIPRHEQIAEISRSLKSLARELDIPVVALSQLTRDAEGKKPGLADIRESGSLEQDADVVMFLHRERADTSEDEAKPIPTELILAKQRNGPIGTVPLLFLSQYTTFVTEAKEK from the coding sequence ATGGATAGTACAAAAAATTTAAAAAACAAGCTTCCGCCCCACAATATGGAGGCAGAAAAGGCTGTTTTAGGAGCTATTTTAATAGATCCTGATGTTTTTACCTTTGTAAGACCTATCTTAGATGCAGGGGCTTTTTATTCTCCTCAACACCAAAAGATATATAAGGCTATTTCGGAATTAGACACCCGCTCCCAAAAAGCCGATATTTTAATATTGACGGACTATCTTCGTTCTACAAATGAGCTGGACTCGGTCGGAGGAGCAAGTTACATAGCATCTCTTACGGATGAGGTTCCCAGCTCTGCAAACTACGAATTTTATGCAAAAATCGTATTGGAAGCTGCAATAAGAAGAAACTTGCTAAAAGTTTCAAATAAAATTTCTGCAGATGTATTTGATGACAGTATATCAAGCCGAACAGTCTTGGAAGAGGCTCAAAAAAGCATCTTTGACCTTACTGAAGCCGGGAATTCGGCGACATTTAAGTCCTTGGCTGAGGTCATAATGCCCACTTTGGAGGTTCTCCAAAAACTACACGAACGCAAGGGAGAATACACAGGGGTTCCCTCAGGCTTCGGTAATTTGGACAATATGACCTACGGATTTCAAAATTCGGAATTTATCATAATAGGAGCCCGTCCCTCCGTAGGAAAAACTGCCCTTGCAATGACCATGGCTGCCCACATAGCTATTGACGAAAAAATTCCTACAGCCTTTTTTTCTCTAGAAATGTCGGATATGCAGCTTGTACAGCGTTTGATAGCTTCAAGAGCAAAAATAAATTCAAACAGAATAAGGTCTGCAAACCTGACGGCAAGAGACTTCGGAAAGGTATCTGAAACTTGCGGTTTGCTCTATGAAGCACCATTCTACCTTGTAGATATGCCTAATATGAAGCTTTTGGATTTAAGAGCAATAGCCCGCCAACTTTGCAGTCCGCCATATAATGTAAAAATTATTTTTATAGACTATATAACCCTTATTACGGGAGAAAATGCAAGCATACCGCGCCATGAACAAATCGCAGAAATTTCAAGATCTCTAAAAAGTCTTGCAAGAGAGCTGGATATTCCGGTTGTCGCCCTTTCTCAGTTGACAAGGGATGCGGAAGGAAAAAAACCCGGTCTTGCGGATATAAGGGAATCCGGCTCTCTTGAACAGGATGCCGATGTGGTCATGTTTTTACACCGTGAAAGGGCCGACACAAGCGAAGATGAAGCAAAACCCATTCCCACAGAACTAATTTTGGCAAAACAAAGAAACGGCCCGATAGGTACAGTTCCTCTCTTATTTTTATCCCAATATACGACCTTTGTTACCGAAGCTAAAGAAAAATGA
- a CDS encoding DUF2141 domain-containing protein — MKKIIFIFTIFLAVFTGLYSEETGPEFEVTLNITNIETIEGKLFLAIYQDAKSFKKKEPLKTLSIKVEAKDMTITEKLPEGEYVFFVYQDLNENDKLDRNFLGMPKEPVGYSNHKGGKPKGFDKLKVEIKENKSVGIKVFKI; from the coding sequence ATGAAAAAAATTATTTTTATTTTTACGATTTTTTTAGCGGTTTTTACAGGTCTATATTCGGAAGAGACAGGACCCGAATTTGAGGTTACTCTTAATATTACAAACATTGAGACTATCGAAGGAAAGCTCTTTTTGGCTATCTATCAAGATGCAAAGTCTTTTAAGAAAAAAGAGCCTTTAAAGACGTTAAGCATTAAAGTAGAAGCTAAGGATATGACAATAACGGAAAAACTTCCTGAAGGCGAGTATGTTTTTTTTGTTTATCAAGATCTCAATGAAAACGACAAGCTGGATAGAAACTTTTTAGGTATGCCTAAGGAACCGGTAGGATACAGCAATCATAAGGGCGGAAAGCCAAAAGGATTTGACAAGTTAAAAGTCGAAATCAAAGAAAATAAAAGCGTCGGCATTAAAGTTTTTAAAATTTAA
- a CDS encoding tetratricopeptide repeat protein: protein MKNIKFLILAVIVTFIASLTACVKDNVSTPVEKYTRAAERGDTDAMYILALLYEEGRGGTLKNENTAREWYKKSAEKGNVWSMNQIGVMYRFGKLGLEKDDKKAVEWYRKAADKGFSLAMVNIGSMYYNGQGGLEKDEKKSSRMVP, encoded by the coding sequence ATGAAGAATATAAAATTTCTAATTTTAGCCGTAATTGTAACTTTTATTGCAAGTTTAACAGCTTGTGTAAAAGATAATGTTAGTACACCCGTCGAAAAATATACAAGAGCAGCTGAACGCGGAGATACCGATGCAATGTACATATTAGCATTGCTATATGAAGAAGGCAGGGGCGGCACCTTAAAAAATGAAAATACTGCACGCGAGTGGTATAAAAAATCTGCCGAAAAGGGTAATGTTTGGTCTATGAATCAAATAGGTGTAATGTACCGCTTCGGTAAGCTAGGTTTGGAAAAAGATGATAAAAAAGCTGTAGAATGGTACCGTAAGGCTGCCGATAAGGGGTTTTCTTTGGCCATGGTTAATATTGGTTCAATGTATTATAATGGGCAAGGCGGATTAGAAAAGGATGAAAAAAAAAGCTCTAGAATGGTACCATAA
- a CDS encoding SEL1-like repeat protein encodes MKKKALEWYHKAADKGDTLAMVFLGSMCENGQGGLEKDDKIALEWYRKAADKDNALAMNSIGVMYEYGKGDLEKDDKKALEWYHKAADKDNALAMTNIGRMYESGKGGLEKDEKKALEWYRKAAEKDNAKAMFNIGGMYQSGRGGLKKDDKKALEWYLKAADKDYALGITNVGLYYAHGLGGLRKDEKYALEWLQKAADKGEATAILAIGSMYFHGVGGLRKNEKTALEWIKKAVDKNNNKAMHSLAQYYEYGLGGLRVDYKQAKYWYQKALDNGYTDAKKDLKALERKGY; translated from the coding sequence ATGAAAAAAAAAGCTCTAGAATGGTACCATAAGGCTGCAGATAAAGGGGATACTCTGGCAATGGTTTTTCTAGGTAGCATGTGTGAGAATGGACAAGGCGGTTTAGAAAAGGATGATAAAATAGCATTAGAATGGTACCGTAAGGCTGCCGATAAAGATAATGCTTTGGCTATGAACAGTATAGGTGTAATGTATGAGTATGGTAAAGGTGATTTGGAAAAGGATGATAAAAAAGCCTTAGAATGGTACCATAAAGCTGCAGATAAAGACAATGCTCTAGCTATGACTAACATAGGTAGAATGTATGAGTCTGGCAAAGGCGGTTTGGAAAAAGATGAAAAAAAAGCCTTAGAATGGTACCGTAAGGCTGCAGAGAAAGACAATGCTAAAGCTATGTTTAACATAGGTGGAATGTACCAGAGTGGTAGAGGCGGTTTGAAAAAGGATGATAAAAAAGCTTTAGAATGGTACCTCAAAGCCGCCGACAAAGATTATGCTTTAGGTATAACTAATGTTGGTCTATATTATGCACATGGACTTGGTGGTTTGCGAAAGGATGAAAAATATGCTCTTGAATGGCTGCAAAAGGCCGCCGATAAGGGTGAAGCAACCGCTATTCTTGCCATTGGAAGTATGTATTTTCATGGTGTTGGAGGTCTACGCAAAAATGAAAAAACAGCTCTTGAATGGATAAAAAAAGCCGTAGATAAAAACAATAATAAAGCAATGCATTCATTGGCTCAATATTATGAGTATGGTTTAGGAGGTCTGCGTGTTGATTATAAACAAGCTAAATACTGGTATCAAAAAGCCCTTGATAATGGTTATACCGATGCTAAAAAAGATTTGAAAGCTCTCGAAAGAAAAGGTTATTAA
- a CDS encoding alanine--tRNA ligase — protein sequence MNKNITVDELRSKYIEFFKTKNHAEISGRSLIPENDPTVLFTTAGMHPLVPYLMGEPHPAGSRLTDVQKCVRTGDIDDVGDASHLTFFEMLGNWSLGDYFKKESIAYSFEFLTDEKYLGIPVDKLSFTVFEGNEDAPRDEESASIWESLGVSKDKIFFLPKEDNWWGPAGETGPCGPDTEIFIDTGKSACGSNCRPGCHCGKYVEIWNNVFMQYHKNKDGSYSPLARKCVDTGMGVERTVAMLQGKPSVYNTEAFTSIIKSIEDLSGVKYGDNEKTDTSIRIIADHIRTACFILGDPKTTLPSNIGAGYVLRRIIRRAVRHGKKLGIDGSFLSVPASAVIAQNSKFYTELKDNETLILTELKAEEDKFLETLKKGEAEFEKMLPNLLKNPKKVIPGRMAFKLYDTYGFPIELTEELASESGLTVNREEFDEAFKKHQELSRAGSEQVFKGGLADHSEQTTAYHTATHLLHKALRTVLGDHVQQKGSNITAERLRFDFSHPEPMTDAEKKEVERLVNEAIKADLPVTMEVMPLEEAKKRGAMALFGEKYEDVVKVYKIGDFSMEVCGGPHVEKTGNLGTFLIKKEQSSSAGVRRIRAVLEH from the coding sequence ATGAATAAAAATATTACAGTTGATGAACTTCGTTCAAAATATATAGAATTTTTTAAAACTAAAAATCATGCAGAGATATCGGGACGCTCTCTTATACCTGAAAATGACCCAACGGTCTTGTTTACGACAGCCGGAATGCATCCGCTTGTTCCTTACTTGATGGGTGAGCCTCATCCGGCCGGAAGCCGTCTAACGGATGTGCAAAAATGTGTCCGCACAGGTGATATAGACGATGTAGGCGACGCTTCGCATTTAACTTTTTTTGAAATGCTGGGTAACTGGTCATTGGGAGATTATTTTAAAAAAGAATCCATCGCCTATAGTTTTGAATTTTTAACCGATGAAAAATACTTAGGTATCCCTGTCGATAAACTTTCATTTACGGTTTTTGAGGGAAATGAAGATGCTCCCCGAGATGAAGAGTCTGCTTCTATTTGGGAGAGTTTGGGAGTTTCAAAAGATAAGATTTTCTTTTTACCAAAGGAAGATAACTGGTGGGGCCCTGCCGGAGAAACCGGTCCCTGCGGTCCAGATACGGAAATTTTTATTGATACCGGAAAAAGTGCTTGCGGTTCAAATTGCCGTCCCGGCTGCCATTGCGGTAAATATGTAGAAATATGGAACAATGTTTTTATGCAATACCATAAAAACAAGGACGGCTCATATTCTCCATTGGCAAGAAAATGTGTAGATACCGGAATGGGGGTTGAGCGTACCGTTGCCATGCTTCAAGGAAAACCTTCAGTTTATAATACCGAGGCCTTTACATCGATTATTAAGTCCATCGAGGATTTGAGCGGCGTAAAATACGGAGATAACGAAAAAACCGATACCTCTATCAGAATTATAGCCGACCATATCCGGACGGCCTGTTTTATCTTAGGCGATCCTAAAACTACGCTTCCTTCAAATATAGGGGCAGGCTATGTTTTAAGAAGAATTATTAGGCGGGCCGTAAGACACGGCAAAAAACTCGGCATAGACGGCAGCTTTTTATCGGTTCCGGCTTCTGCCGTCATTGCTCAAAATTCAAAATTTTATACGGAGCTAAAAGACAACGAAACTTTAATTTTAACCGAGCTCAAGGCAGAAGAGGATAAATTCCTTGAAACCTTAAAGAAAGGCGAGGCAGAATTTGAAAAAATGCTCCCCAACCTTTTAAAAAATCCTAAAAAGGTTATTCCGGGAAGGATGGCCTTTAAGCTCTATGATACCTACGGCTTTCCGATTGAATTAACTGAAGAACTTGCCTCCGAATCCGGCTTGACAGTGAATAGGGAAGAATTCGATGAGGCCTTTAAAAAACATCAGGAATTGTCGAGAGCCGGAAGCGAGCAGGTATTTAAGGGCGGCCTTGCCGACCATTCAGAACAGACTACAGCCTATCATACGGCTACCCATCTTTTACACAAGGCCCTAAGAACTGTTTTAGGCGATCATGTTCAGCAAAAGGGCTCAAATATAACGGCTGAAAGGCTTAGATTTGACTTTTCGCATCCGGAACCCATGACTGATGCCGAAAAGAAAGAAGTAGAGCGTCTTGTAAATGAGGCTATCAAGGCTGATCTACCCGTAACTATGGAGGTCATGCCCTTGGAAGAAGCAAAAAAAAGAGGGGCTATGGCTTTATTCGGTGAAAAATATGAGGATGTTGTTAAGGTTTACAAAATAGGGGACTTTTCTATGGAAGTTTGCGGCGGTCCTCATGTAGAAAAAACAGGAAACCTAGGAACTTTTTTGATAAAAAAGGAACAGTCTTCTTCTGCAGGTGTAAGACGCATTAGGGCCGTTCTTGAACATTAA
- a CDS encoding peptidyl-prolyl cis-trans isomerase: MKKKVFIAVMLVGFFGLLFAQNDLQVIAQVNLSKKEPITLGQLKKLVKFAESQGGVNIVATSDKKLVLESLMRTKLLVQAAEKENIKVANSQVDAEFNNALSAIVNSPITESEFAKMIKQKENISLDEFMKKQTGNTVEEVKKIIKDNLIIQNYITSKNQAEILRMATPTDAQIRAYYEMKKGELVRPDMVKMLFVAVEKKGKDKEELDKINELHKKIKKNIKEIANIKKNSEAGNYVAQEGYIPKTAEGAQLLNASPEALMEIFSKDVNHIFDIQDRVDSRQFFVITEKLDAKILTLSDVPDPSSTITIYDQIKGLISQSLALNAFQSIIQTTYESLRTDDNCKIIKTDSELDKLLNW; the protein is encoded by the coding sequence ATGAAAAAGAAAGTTTTTATTGCAGTGATGTTGGTTGGTTTTTTTGGGCTTTTGTTTGCCCAAAATGATTTGCAGGTTATCGCACAGGTCAACCTTTCAAAAAAGGAACCTATTACTCTGGGGCAGCTTAAAAAGCTTGTGAAGTTTGCCGAGTCGCAAGGCGGAGTAAATATAGTCGCAACTTCCGATAAAAAGCTTGTTTTGGAAAGTTTAATGAGAACTAAGCTTTTAGTTCAAGCTGCTGAAAAAGAGAATATTAAAGTTGCTAATTCTCAAGTCGATGCAGAATTTAATAATGCACTTTCTGCAATTGTAAACTCTCCTATAACCGAAAGTGAATTTGCAAAAATGATAAAACAAAAAGAAAATATATCTCTTGATGAGTTTATGAAAAAGCAAACAGGTAATACTGTTGAAGAAGTAAAGAAAATTATAAAAGATAATCTTATAATCCAAAATTATATAACTTCAAAAAATCAAGCGGAAATATTAAGAATGGCTACACCTACAGATGCTCAAATCCGTGCATACTATGAAATGAAAAAAGGTGAGTTAGTCAGGCCTGATATGGTTAAAATGCTTTTTGTAGCTGTCGAAAAGAAGGGAAAAGACAAGGAAGAACTTGATAAAATTAATGAATTACATAAGAAAATTAAAAAGAACATAAAAGAGATTGCTAATATTAAGAAAAATTCAGAAGCAGGTAATTATGTGGCCCAAGAAGGTTATATACCTAAAACCGCCGAGGGTGCTCAGCTTTTAAATGCTTCTCCTGAAGCCTTGATGGAAATTTTTTCCAAGGATGTAAATCACATATTTGACATACAAGATAGGGTTGACAGCAGGCAGTTTTTTGTTATAACAGAAAAACTTGATGCTAAGATTTTAACTTTAAGCGATGTTCCGGATCCCTCATCTACTATTACCATTTATGATCAGATAAAGGGGCTTATTTCTCAAAGCCTTGCATTAAATGCTTTTCAATCCATTATTCAAACTACATATGAAAGTTTACGCACTGATGATAATTGTAAAATTATAAAAACAGATTCTGAACTTGATAAACTTCTTAATTGGTAA
- the nusB gene encoding transcription antitermination factor NusB, whose product MSVGRRRGRILAFQALAAWDMGGAVLDDLLKFSWQNEDSTDPNRYLFPKMMVLGTIENIAEIDKAIQSNLDNWVIERLNSVDKAILRLSVYSLLYQKDTPPPIVIDEAINLAKDFGTDDSYKFVNAVLDSIKNKS is encoded by the coding sequence ATGAGTGTAGGCAGAAGAAGAGGACGGATCCTCGCTTTCCAAGCCCTTGCTGCTTGGGATATGGGCGGGGCCGTCCTTGACGATTTATTGAAATTCTCTTGGCAAAATGAAGACTCCACTGACCCTAACAGGTATCTTTTTCCTAAAATGATGGTGTTGGGAACAATCGAGAATATAGCCGAAATAGATAAGGCGATTCAATCAAATTTGGATAACTGGGTTATAGAACGCCTTAATTCGGTTGACAAGGCTATTTTAAGATTGAGCGTTTATTCTCTTTTATACCAAAAAGATACCCCTCCGCCAATTGTAATAGACGAGGCTATCAACTTAGCCAAGGATTTCGGAACCGATGATTCTTATAAATTTGTCAATGCGGTACTTGACAGTATTAAAAATAAGTCTTAG
- a CDS encoding putative signal transducing protein, with protein sequence MWWFLAVLAGIFLFLFLKKSWEENSQGVRLNDGTAAEDEALENIVEMEDIFFEAVKSGKKAVKFMHLFYQEDLMMIKSLFQSEHIPYRIENEHVASVLVGYGVTGFNHTDLYILREDYDDAFKIVKEYAENKQLSGTSSSMAEKAGAVITVLLASSFIPDKNETSGIVVFKLEED encoded by the coding sequence ATGTGGTGGTTTCTTGCCGTTTTAGCTGGTATTTTTTTGTTTTTATTTTTAAAGAAATCTTGGGAAGAAAATTCGCAAGGTGTCAGATTAAATGACGGAACAGCTGCAGAAGACGAGGCCTTAGAGAACATAGTAGAAATGGAAGACATTTTTTTTGAGGCTGTTAAATCAGGGAAAAAGGCTGTTAAATTTATGCACTTATTTTATCAAGAAGACTTGATGATGATAAAATCCTTATTTCAAAGCGAGCATATTCCGTATAGGATTGAAAACGAACATGTAGCTTCGGTTCTTGTCGGATACGGTGTTACAGGCTTTAATCACACAGACCTTTATATTCTTCGTGAAGACTACGATGATGCCTTTAAAATTGTAAAGGAATACGCAGAAAATAAACAATTATCAGGAACGTCCTCATCGATGGCCGAAAAAGCAGGAGCCGTAATTACAGTTTTGCTTGCATCAAGTTTTATTCCCGATAAAAATGAAACCTCAGGCATAGTAGTTTTTAAGCTTGAAGAAGATTAA